A region from the Heptranchias perlo isolate sHepPer1 unplaced genomic scaffold, sHepPer1.hap1 HAP1_SCAFFOLD_65, whole genome shotgun sequence genome encodes:
- the LOC137318137 gene encoding NACHT, LRR and PYD domains-containing protein 3-like isoform X1, protein MAEGPNRGEDPTSSKRMRMDTDPNTAITEFLTNCGDYQLFQLTKFYRDRLEQAVEGGVDGVSSLLTFDKHFDGLEHRKIVDLVEKGNRADSSKLLINLVMEKGSRARRVMWESFVKMHHAVPKLDKILKEMQELGSDPFDYMNIAPGLSEIPSHLNDVQQKHKETLRVQTETMRVNTIRIREKVKIFQLVNLYAELTVISTVRDRTLVEHELLARGRDHEEWRKKHLRRELEKIRTGQLFRSSFSGREFNSGSSAAVSGVPGIGKTTMVQKIVYDWATGKIYPHFQFVFSFKFRDLNAINCRINLSNLILDLYPYFGNILAELWKNPERLLFIFDGLDEFKDTIDFADNRRNTEPQSMCTDPEDWCEVSDIVYSLIQRKLLPGCSVLVTSRPTALHLLEKAEISVWAEILGFVGEERKEYFNKLFEDQTVAAAVFKHVEENEILYTMCYNPSYCWILGLALGPFFTQRDKKQQQVPKTITQLYSYYIYNILKNHGREIVSPRDVLLKIGEMAFTGVSEKKIVFRNGDLIKYNLQPSQFLSGFMMELLERDESVHSVVYTFPHLTIQEFVAALAEFLTPDPGDIRKLLTKAHSKEDGRFEIFLRFVAGLSSPRSARPLEEFLGPFLHQTICEVIDWVKEKVEGHIRNTESETGKRDLLNTFHYLFESQNKQLAQATLGSVETLTFSELRLTPIDCAVLSHVIGLCDRIKNLSLEKCYIQCEGLQRLGPVLYKYQELRLANNELGDSGVKLLSAALRNPDCKIQKLVLAENALTDSCTEDLAIALSTNRSLTVLDLGVNEVADSGVKLLSAALRNPDCVIQKLCLDYNDLTDSCAEDLASVLSTNRSLTELSLNNNKLKDSGVNLLSVALSNPDCKIQKLGLWENGLTDSCTEDLVSALCTNRSLTGLSLGLNSFTDRSVPALRRLIMTCRSLERIRLEKNQFSSNGKNQLKSLQDTRRGLRVDL, encoded by the exons atggctgaaggtccaaacaggggagaagatccaacatcctcaaaaagaatgagaatggacacag atccgaacactgcaatcactgagttcctgacaaatTGCGGCGATTATCAACTGTTCCAGTTGAcaaaattctaccgggacagactggaacaggCGGTCGAAGGAGGGGTGGAtggagtcagctcgttgttaacatTCGATAAGCATTTCGATGGGCtcgaacatcgg AAGATCgttgatctcgtggagaagggaaacagggcggacagttccaaactGCTCAttaatctggtgatggagaaaggatctcgggcccgaagggtgatgtgggaatcctttgtgaaaatgcaccatgcgGTCCCAAAGTTGGATAAAATACTGAAAGAAATGCAGGAGCTTG GttctgatccatttgattatatgaacatcgcaCCAGGTTTATCcgaaatacccagtcacctgaacG atgttcaacagaaacacaaggaaacactccgggtccaaactgaaacaatgagagtgaacacgatccgaATAagggagaaggttaagattttccagctggtcaatctATACGCTGAACTAACGGTCATTTcgactgttcgagatcggacacttgtagaacatgaactgctggcaagaggccgagaccatgaagagtggagaaagaaacatctccggagagaactggaaaaaatccgaactggtCAATTGTTCCGGAGCAGTTTTTCCGGGAGAGAATTCAattctgggagttcagcagcagtgagcggagtcccggggattggaaaaacaacaatggtacaaaagattgtttatgactgggccactgggaaaatatacccacactttcaatttgttttcagttttaaattccgggatttgaacgctattaactgtagaataaacctgagcAATCTGATACTGGATTTGTATCCatactttgggaatattctggcAGAACTCTGGAAGAATCCAGAGAGATTACTGTTCATATTCGATGGTCTGGATGAATTCAAGGACACtatcgattttgctgacaatcggagAAATACTGAACCTCagtccatgtgcacagatcctgaagactggtgtgaagtgtctgacattgtgtacagtttaatacagcgcaagctgctcccaggatgctcagtgctagtgaccagccgccccactgcattacatttattagaaaaggctgagatcagtgtctgggctgaaatcctgggatttgttggtgaggaacggaaggaatatttcaacaagttatTTGAAGATCAgacggtggcagcagctgttttcaaacatgtggaggagaacgagatcctgtacaccatgtgttacaacccttcctactgctggatcctcggtctggcACTGGgccccttcttcacacaaagagacaagAAACAGCAGCaagttcccaagaccatcacccaactatattcttactatatttacaacattctgaaaaaccatggccgagagattgtctccccccgtgatgtgttactgaagatcggtgagatggccttcacaggagtctctgagaagaagattgtgtttagaaatggagatttgattaAATATAATCTGCAACCTTctcagttcctgtctgggttcatgatggaacttttggagagagatgagtcTGTCCACAGCGTGGtgtacacattcccgcacctcaccatccaagagtttgtagccgcactcgccgaattcctgactccagatcccggggacatccggaaactcctcacTAAGGCCCACAGTaaggaagatgggcgatttgagatatttctccgttttgttgctggtctctcctccccacgatcagctcggcccctggaggagtttctgggtccatttcttcatcaaacaatctgcgaagtgattgactgggtgaaggagaaggttgaaggacaCATTCGAAACACAGAGAGTGAAACTGGCAAAAGGGACCTCCTGAatacattccactacctgtttgagtctcagaataaacAACTGGCACAGGCCACCCTGGGGTCTgtggaaacacttacatttaGTGAATTGCGACTtaccccgattgactgtgcggtcCTGTCTCATGTAATTGGACTCTGTGATAGAATAAAAAACCTCAGTCTGGAGAAGTGCTACattcagtgtgaaggactccagcgaCTGGGACCCGTACTGTACAAATACCAAGAGTTGAG actggcgaacaatgaactgggagattcaggagtgaaattactgtctgcggctctgaggaacccggactgtaaaatacagaaattggt GCTAGCTGAAAACGcgctcacagattcttgtaccgaggatctcgccattgctctcagtacaaaccggtctcTGACGGTTCTGGACCTTGGTGTCAATGAAGTGGCAGATTCgggagtgaaactattgtctgcagctctgaggaacccggactgtgtAATACAGAAACTGTG cctGGATTACAatgatctcacagattcttgtgccGAGGATCTCGCCTCTgttctcagtacaaaccggtcactgacagAGCTGTCCCTGAACAATAATAAATTGAAAGATTCAGGAGTGAACCTACTGTCTGTGGCTCTGAGCAACccagactgtaaaatacagaaactggg tCTATGGGAaaacggtctcacagattcttgtacagaggatctcgtctccgctctctgcacaaaccggtcactgacgggtctgtCCCTCGGgttaaactccttcacagaccgatctgtccccgctctccgccgCCTAATAATGAcctgcaggagtctggagcggatccG gctggagaagaaccagttcagttcaaacggaaagaATCAGCTGAAGTCGCTGCAGGACACAAGACGCGGACTGAGAGTGGACTTGTGA
- the LOC137318137 gene encoding NACHT, LRR and PYD domains-containing protein 3-like isoform X2: MNIAPGLSEIPSHLNDVQQKHKETLRVQTETMRVNTIRIREKVKIFQLVNLYAELTVISTVRDRTLVEHELLARGRDHEEWRKKHLRRELEKIRTGQLFRSSFSGREFNSGSSAAVSGVPGIGKTTMVQKIVYDWATGKIYPHFQFVFSFKFRDLNAINCRINLSNLILDLYPYFGNILAELWKNPERLLFIFDGLDEFKDTIDFADNRRNTEPQSMCTDPEDWCEVSDIVYSLIQRKLLPGCSVLVTSRPTALHLLEKAEISVWAEILGFVGEERKEYFNKLFEDQTVAAAVFKHVEENEILYTMCYNPSYCWILGLALGPFFTQRDKKQQQVPKTITQLYSYYIYNILKNHGREIVSPRDVLLKIGEMAFTGVSEKKIVFRNGDLIKYNLQPSQFLSGFMMELLERDESVHSVVYTFPHLTIQEFVAALAEFLTPDPGDIRKLLTKAHSKEDGRFEIFLRFVAGLSSPRSARPLEEFLGPFLHQTICEVIDWVKEKVEGHIRNTESETGKRDLLNTFHYLFESQNKQLAQATLGSVETLTFSELRLTPIDCAVLSHVIGLCDRIKNLSLEKCYIQCEGLQRLGPVLYKYQELRLANNELGDSGVKLLSAALRNPDCKIQKLVLAENALTDSCTEDLAIALSTNRSLTVLDLGVNEVADSGVKLLSAALRNPDCVIQKLCLDYNDLTDSCAEDLASVLSTNRSLTELSLNNNKLKDSGVNLLSVALSNPDCKIQKLGLWENGLTDSCTEDLVSALCTNRSLTGLSLGLNSFTDRSVPALRRLIMTCRSLERIRLEKNQFSSNGKNQLKSLQDTRRGLRVDL, from the exons atgaacatcgcaCCAGGTTTATCcgaaatacccagtcacctgaacG atgttcaacagaaacacaaggaaacactccgggtccaaactgaaacaatgagagtgaacacgatccgaATAagggagaaggttaagattttccagctggtcaatctATACGCTGAACTAACGGTCATTTcgactgttcgagatcggacacttgtagaacatgaactgctggcaagaggccgagaccatgaagagtggagaaagaaacatctccggagagaactggaaaaaatccgaactggtCAATTGTTCCGGAGCAGTTTTTCCGGGAGAGAATTCAattctgggagttcagcagcagtgagcggagtcccggggattggaaaaacaacaatggtacaaaagattgtttatgactgggccactgggaaaatatacccacactttcaatttgttttcagttttaaattccgggatttgaacgctattaactgtagaataaacctgagcAATCTGATACTGGATTTGTATCCatactttgggaatattctggcAGAACTCTGGAAGAATCCAGAGAGATTACTGTTCATATTCGATGGTCTGGATGAATTCAAGGACACtatcgattttgctgacaatcggagAAATACTGAACCTCagtccatgtgcacagatcctgaagactggtgtgaagtgtctgacattgtgtacagtttaatacagcgcaagctgctcccaggatgctcagtgctagtgaccagccgccccactgcattacatttattagaaaaggctgagatcagtgtctgggctgaaatcctgggatttgttggtgaggaacggaaggaatatttcaacaagttatTTGAAGATCAgacggtggcagcagctgttttcaaacatgtggaggagaacgagatcctgtacaccatgtgttacaacccttcctactgctggatcctcggtctggcACTGGgccccttcttcacacaaagagacaagAAACAGCAGCaagttcccaagaccatcacccaactatattcttactatatttacaacattctgaaaaaccatggccgagagattgtctccccccgtgatgtgttactgaagatcggtgagatggccttcacaggagtctctgagaagaagattgtgtttagaaatggagatttgattaAATATAATCTGCAACCTTctcagttcctgtctgggttcatgatggaacttttggagagagatgagtcTGTCCACAGCGTGGtgtacacattcccgcacctcaccatccaagagtttgtagccgcactcgccgaattcctgactccagatcccggggacatccggaaactcctcacTAAGGCCCACAGTaaggaagatgggcgatttgagatatttctccgttttgttgctggtctctcctccccacgatcagctcggcccctggaggagtttctgggtccatttcttcatcaaacaatctgcgaagtgattgactgggtgaaggagaaggttgaaggacaCATTCGAAACACAGAGAGTGAAACTGGCAAAAGGGACCTCCTGAatacattccactacctgtttgagtctcagaataaacAACTGGCACAGGCCACCCTGGGGTCTgtggaaacacttacatttaGTGAATTGCGACTtaccccgattgactgtgcggtcCTGTCTCATGTAATTGGACTCTGTGATAGAATAAAAAACCTCAGTCTGGAGAAGTGCTACattcagtgtgaaggactccagcgaCTGGGACCCGTACTGTACAAATACCAAGAGTTGAG actggcgaacaatgaactgggagattcaggagtgaaattactgtctgcggctctgaggaacccggactgtaaaatacagaaattggt GCTAGCTGAAAACGcgctcacagattcttgtaccgaggatctcgccattgctctcagtacaaaccggtctcTGACGGTTCTGGACCTTGGTGTCAATGAAGTGGCAGATTCgggagtgaaactattgtctgcagctctgaggaacccggactgtgtAATACAGAAACTGTG cctGGATTACAatgatctcacagattcttgtgccGAGGATCTCGCCTCTgttctcagtacaaaccggtcactgacagAGCTGTCCCTGAACAATAATAAATTGAAAGATTCAGGAGTGAACCTACTGTCTGTGGCTCTGAGCAACccagactgtaaaatacagaaactggg tCTATGGGAaaacggtctcacagattcttgtacagaggatctcgtctccgctctctgcacaaaccggtcactgacgggtctgtCCCTCGGgttaaactccttcacagaccgatctgtccccgctctccgccgCCTAATAATGAcctgcaggagtctggagcggatccG gctggagaagaaccagttcagttcaaacggaaagaATCAGCTGAAGTCGCTGCAGGACACAAGACGCGGACTGAGAGTGGACTTGTGA